The proteins below are encoded in one region of Paenibacillus sp. YYML68:
- a CDS encoding MATE family efflux transporter, whose product MSDTARKMTLWALAWPIFIEMFLHLLLGTADTLMVSRISDDAVAVVGIATQMFNAANILFAAVAAGAGVLISQRIGARQGEDARLIGIMTVKASLVIGIALSLALYFGASELAQLLQLEGGLLPLAEIYISIVGGGMVLTALMSTLSTVIRSTGDTQTPMYVAISMNVVHIALNYALIGGELGFPEMGLAGAAVSTVASRLLAVVVLYFVWSRAFERRLELRDWLSSDRSLMKEVLRLGWPLGLNMSSWFLSQLMIYTFVAMLGAKELAARTYMNTLESFCFMLGFSIALAVQIQIAYLFGAGRTEEAYRSTFRASGIGLVIVGLNALLLYALGEPILSIFTTDSDIVTMCLSLLMLNLILQPGKMVNMAFGNSLVAVGDTRFTMIISVLSMGFIATGLSYVLGIQWGWGLTGIYVAMIADEYLRGVLVVIRWSGRKMLTRGAVREPELERGKAALQVGE is encoded by the coding sequence ATGTCAGACACAGCTAGAAAAATGACGCTATGGGCTTTAGCTTGGCCCATATTTATTGAGATGTTTCTACATCTGCTGCTTGGAACGGCGGATACGCTGATGGTAAGTCGTATATCCGACGATGCGGTGGCGGTAGTCGGTATCGCGACCCAGATGTTCAATGCAGCGAACATTCTGTTCGCAGCTGTTGCGGCGGGAGCCGGGGTGCTGATCTCGCAGCGGATTGGAGCGAGGCAAGGTGAGGATGCGCGGCTCATCGGTATCATGACGGTGAAGGCATCGCTCGTCATCGGCATTGCTCTTAGCCTTGCTCTCTATTTCGGAGCATCAGAGCTGGCACAGCTGCTGCAGCTGGAGGGCGGTCTGCTGCCGCTCGCGGAAATCTACATCTCCATCGTAGGCGGCGGCATGGTGCTGACCGCTCTTATGTCAACGCTCAGCACGGTGATCCGCAGTACGGGCGACACGCAGACTCCGATGTATGTCGCGATCAGTATGAACGTTGTGCATATCGCCTTGAACTATGCGTTGATCGGGGGGGAGCTCGGCTTCCCGGAGATGGGACTGGCCGGAGCAGCCGTATCGACGGTAGCGAGTAGATTGCTTGCAGTCGTCGTGCTGTACTTCGTCTGGAGCCGGGCATTCGAACGAAGACTGGAGCTGCGAGACTGGCTCTCGTCAGATCGCTCCTTAATGAAGGAGGTGCTGCGTCTCGGTTGGCCGCTCGGACTGAATATGTCCAGCTGGTTCCTGTCACAGCTGATGATCTACACGTTCGTCGCCATGCTTGGGGCGAAGGAGCTCGCAGCACGAACGTACATGAACACGCTCGAATCGTTCTGCTTCATGCTGGGCTTCTCCATCGCCCTTGCCGTTCAGATCCAGATTGCCTACTTATTCGGAGCAGGACGTACCGAGGAAGCATACCGTAGCACGTTCCGCGCATCAGGCATCGGGCTGGTCATCGTCGGGCTGAATGCACTGCTCCTGTATGCGCTCGGCGAGCCGATCTTGTCCATCTTCACAACAGACTCTGACATAGTGACGATGTGCTTGTCCTTGCTAATGCTCAATCTGATTTTGCAGCCGGGCAAAATGGTCAATATGGCGTTCGGCAACTCCCTTGTTGCTGTTGGCGACACCCGCTTCACCATGATCATCAGCGTACTGTCGATGGGCTTCATTGCGACAGGGCTGTCCTATGTGCTCGGCATTCAGTGGGGCTGGGGACTGACGGGCATCTATGTGGCGATGATCGCCGATGAATACTTACGTGGCGTGCTTGTCGTCATTCGTTGGTCGGGCAGGAAGATGCTGACCCGCGGAGCGGTGCGCGAGCCTGAGCTGGAGCGGGGGAAGGCGGCGCTGCAGGTGGGAGAGTGA
- a CDS encoding AraC family transcriptional regulator, with product MPILQLSVPQMPHYIASGYLLSEVGSKHPNRRNFGVFDLLAVRSGCLYIAEEDRSYEVSSGTVLILRPDCHHYPTAVCSEPTGYYWLHFHAGGIWRVKEESSFDEHEEELVEPFNATTPQTIQLNIPQFMHPAKPAKLYELLEGILTLDAQSQRTSRFKQQLLFLALLEQLQLGGQTEEDASTTRCADLAASYLRSRYREAITAQALGEALSFHPVYIARCMQKRFGCSPFEYLNHYRLEQAKLLLVQSDLPITRIAGEVGFNQPSYFTACFVKHTGVTPRDYRRQFQ from the coding sequence ATGCCGATCCTGCAATTGTCAGTGCCTCAGATGCCCCACTACATTGCAAGCGGTTACTTATTAAGCGAAGTCGGCAGTAAGCACCCGAATCGACGTAACTTCGGCGTATTCGATCTGCTCGCTGTTCGCTCGGGATGCTTATATATAGCTGAAGAAGACCGCAGCTACGAGGTTAGCAGCGGCACGGTCCTCATCCTGAGGCCGGACTGTCACCACTATCCAACAGCAGTCTGCTCAGAGCCAACAGGCTATTACTGGCTGCACTTCCATGCCGGAGGAATATGGAGGGTGAAGGAGGAGAGCAGCTTCGACGAGCACGAGGAGGAGCTTGTAGAGCCGTTCAATGCTACCACTCCACAAACCATACAACTGAACATTCCTCAATTCATGCATCCAGCCAAGCCTGCGAAGCTATACGAGCTGCTGGAGGGAATCCTCACACTAGATGCCCAGTCTCAGCGAACGTCCCGCTTCAAGCAGCAGCTGCTGTTCCTCGCGCTATTGGAGCAGCTGCAGCTTGGCGGTCAGACAGAGGAGGACGCATCTACCACACGCTGCGCGGACCTCGCCGCCTCGTATTTACGCAGTCGCTACCGCGAGGCAATCACGGCTCAGGCGCTTGGGGAGGCGCTCAGCTTCCACCCCGTCTACATCGCCAGATGCATGCAGAAGCGGTTCGGCTGCTCGCCATTCGAATATCTCAACCATTACCGGCTGGAGCAGGCGAAGCTGCTGCTCGTGCAGAGCGACCTGCCCATCACGCGCATCGCAGGCGAGGTCGGCTTCAATCAGCCGTCGTATTTCACCGCCTGCTTCGTGAAGCATACCGGCGTCACCCCTCGCGATTACCGCAGACAGTTCCAATAG